The Burkholderia pyrrocinia genome includes a region encoding these proteins:
- a CDS encoding MDR family MFS transporter has product MTTDTLLIPPAAEAVRRDAPTGLIVAALLLVMLLSALDQTIVSTALPTIVGELGGLDQLSWVVTAYLLSSTVVLPLYGKLGDLYGRKIVLQAAIVLFLAGSALCGVAQDMTQLIVLRALQGLGGGGLMVVTMAAIGDLVPPDRRARYQGMFGGVYGLATIIGPLLGGFLVEHLSWRWIFTINLPLGFLALAVIGIAFRPHTAHVKHRIDYMGAAFLATALTCVILFTSEGGSLLPWSSPQLWMTLVLGLVAIGGFIYEERLAAEPIMPLELFRHRTFVLVSLIGFVVGVALFGSVTFIPLYLQVVKGSTPSQAGMQLLPMMGGMLVTSVVSGRLISRLGSYRMFPIAGTLIGGVAMALLSTLTLDTPLHTMYAYMALLGIGLGMVMPVLTLAVQNTVEFRHMGVATSGATLFRSIGGSLGVAAFGALFSHGLQSRMLQAMPAGTELPPALGPATVHQLPDAVRDAYLHAFAGSLHVVYLAAATVIAIAFVLAWFVEDAPLRKHN; this is encoded by the coding sequence ATGACAACCGACACCCTCCTTATTCCGCCGGCCGCCGAAGCGGTCCGCCGCGACGCGCCGACCGGGCTGATCGTCGCCGCGCTGCTGCTCGTCATGCTGCTGTCCGCGCTCGACCAGACGATCGTGTCGACCGCGCTGCCGACCATCGTCGGCGAGCTCGGCGGGCTCGACCAGTTGTCGTGGGTCGTCACCGCGTACCTGCTGTCGTCCACCGTCGTGCTGCCGCTGTACGGCAAGCTCGGCGACCTGTACGGGCGCAAGATCGTGCTGCAGGCCGCAATCGTGCTGTTCCTTGCCGGCTCCGCGCTGTGCGGCGTCGCGCAGGACATGACCCAGTTGATCGTGCTGCGCGCGCTGCAGGGGCTCGGCGGCGGCGGCCTGATGGTCGTCACGATGGCCGCGATCGGCGATCTGGTCCCGCCCGATCGCCGTGCGCGCTACCAGGGGATGTTCGGCGGCGTCTACGGCCTCGCGACGATCATCGGCCCGCTGCTCGGCGGCTTTCTGGTCGAGCATCTGTCGTGGCGCTGGATCTTCACGATCAACCTGCCGCTCGGCTTTCTCGCGCTCGCGGTGATCGGCATCGCGTTCCGGCCGCACACCGCGCACGTGAAGCACCGGATCGACTACATGGGCGCCGCGTTCCTCGCGACCGCCCTCACCTGCGTGATCCTGTTCACGAGCGAAGGCGGCTCGCTGCTGCCGTGGTCGTCGCCGCAGCTGTGGATGACGCTCGTGCTCGGCCTCGTCGCGATCGGCGGCTTCATTTATGAAGAACGGCTCGCGGCCGAGCCGATCATGCCGCTCGAACTGTTTCGCCATCGCACCTTCGTGCTGGTCAGCCTGATCGGCTTCGTCGTCGGCGTCGCGTTGTTCGGCTCGGTCACGTTCATCCCGCTCTACCTGCAGGTCGTAAAGGGCTCGACGCCGTCGCAGGCCGGGATGCAGTTGCTGCCGATGATGGGCGGGATGCTCGTGACGTCGGTCGTCAGCGGCCGGCTGATCTCGCGGCTCGGCTCGTACCGGATGTTCCCGATCGCGGGGACGTTGATCGGCGGCGTCGCGATGGCGCTGCTGTCGACGCTGACGCTCGATACGCCCCTGCACACGATGTACGCGTACATGGCGCTGCTCGGCATCGGGCTCGGCATGGTGATGCCCGTGCTCACGCTCGCCGTGCAGAACACGGTCGAATTCCGCCACATGGGCGTCGCGACGTCGGGCGCGACACTGTTCCGCTCGATCGGCGGCTCGCTCGGCGTCGCCGCGTTCGGCGCGCTGTTCTCGCACGGGCTGCAGTCGCGGATGCTGCAAGCCATGCCGGCCGGCACGGAGTTGCCGCCCGCGCTCGGCCCGGCCACCGTGCACCAGTTGCCGGATGCCGTGCGCGATGCGTACCTGCATGCGTTCGCCGGCTCGCTGCACGTCGTGTATCTCGCGGCGGCGACGGTGATCGCGATCGCGTTCGTGCTCGCGTGGTTCGTCGAGGATGCGCCGCTGCGCAAGCACAACTGA